The following proteins are encoded in a genomic region of Candidatus Dechloromonas phosphoritropha:
- a CDS encoding AmiS/UreI family transporter encodes MYQGLVLFYVGAVLILNGLWMLGRIDDREIPLINAFVGGISLLVSLRLAFGADADAASIRTAAFSLLFACTYLWVAFNRYNGSDGRGLGWFSLLVTLTALPVAVDALIAANSAWGYWQALSWAAWAGLWYLFFLVLVCGKPWTRATGGVAIAQGVLTGGLPGYLLLTGRLG; translated from the coding sequence ATGTACCAGGGGCTGGTTCTTTTCTATGTCGGCGCCGTGCTGATTCTTAACGGCCTGTGGATGCTCGGTCGCATCGACGACCGGGAGATCCCGCTGATCAACGCCTTTGTCGGCGGGATCAGCCTGCTGGTGTCGCTCAGGCTAGCCTTCGGTGCCGATGCCGATGCGGCGTCGATCCGCACTGCCGCCTTCTCCCTGCTTTTTGCCTGCACCTACCTGTGGGTTGCCTTCAATCGCTACAACGGCAGCGACGGGCGCGGTCTGGGCTGGTTCAGCCTGCTCGTTACCCTTACCGCGCTGCCGGTTGCGGTCGACGCGCTGATTGCCGCAAATTCTGCCTGGGGTTACTGGCAGGCCTTGTCATGGGCCGCCTGGGCCGGCCTGTGGTATCTCTTTTTCCTCGTCCTGGTCTGCGGCAAGCCATGGACGCGCGCGACCGGTGGCGTCGCTATCGCTCAGGGCGTGCTCACTGGCGGGTTGCCCGGCTATCTGCTGCTGACCGGCCGCCTCGGTTGA
- the gcl gene encoding glyoxylate carboligase, translated as MAKMRAIDAAAAVMKKEGIGTVFGVPGAAINPLYSAMRKNGGFNHVLARHVEGASHMAEGFTRAKAGNIGVCIGTSGPAGTDMITGLYSASADSIPILCITGQAPRARLYKEDFQAVDIESIAKPVTKWAVTVREPALVPRVFQQAFHLMRSGRPGPVLIDLPFDVQMAEIEFDIETYEPLAAYKPAATRAQAEKAMAMLNEAERPLIVSGGGVFNADASAKMQEFAELTGVPVIPTLMGWGVIPDDHPLMVGMVGLQTSHRYGNATLLASDFVFGIGNRWANRHTGSVEVYTAGRKFVHVDIEPTQIGRVFGPDYGIVSDAGAALDRLIEVAKEMKAAGTLRDRQAWLGECQERKRTLQRKTHFDEVPMKPQRVYEEMNAAFGKDTCYVSTIGLSQIAAAQFLHVYRERHWINCGQAGPLGWTIPAALGVCAADPSRKVVAISGDYDFQFMIEELAVGAQFKLPYLHVVVNNAYLGLIRQSQRGFDMDFCVQLAFENINAPETEGYGVDHIAVVEGLGCKAIRVRQPEDIQPAFAQAKLWMEEFRVPVVVEIILERVTNISMGTEINAVTEFEELAASGKDAPTAISMLD; from the coding sequence ATGGCAAAGATGAGAGCAATTGACGCCGCCGCCGCGGTGATGAAAAAAGAAGGCATCGGTACCGTTTTCGGTGTGCCTGGTGCGGCAATCAACCCACTTTATTCGGCCATGCGTAAAAATGGCGGCTTCAACCACGTGTTGGCTCGCCATGTCGAAGGCGCTTCGCATATGGCTGAAGGCTTCACCCGGGCCAAGGCCGGCAACATCGGCGTCTGCATCGGCACCTCCGGCCCGGCTGGCACCGACATGATCACCGGTCTGTACTCGGCATCGGCTGACTCGATACCAATTCTTTGCATTACCGGCCAGGCACCGCGCGCTCGCTTGTACAAGGAAGACTTCCAGGCAGTCGATATCGAATCGATCGCCAAGCCGGTGACCAAGTGGGCAGTTACCGTTCGCGAACCGGCGCTGGTGCCGCGTGTCTTCCAGCAGGCTTTCCACCTGATGCGCTCCGGCCGTCCCGGCCCGGTGTTGATCGACCTGCCGTTCGATGTGCAGATGGCCGAGATCGAGTTCGACATTGAAACTTACGAGCCGCTGGCCGCCTACAAGCCCGCCGCCACCCGTGCCCAGGCCGAAAAAGCAATGGCCATGCTCAATGAAGCCGAGCGTCCGTTGATCGTTTCCGGTGGCGGCGTGTTCAATGCCGATGCTTCCGCCAAGATGCAGGAATTTGCCGAGTTGACCGGCGTTCCGGTGATCCCGACGCTGATGGGCTGGGGCGTTATCCCTGACGACCACCCGCTGATGGTCGGCATGGTTGGCCTGCAAACCTCGCATCGCTATGGCAACGCGACGCTGCTGGCGTCAGACTTCGTGTTCGGCATCGGCAATCGCTGGGCCAACCGTCATACCGGCTCGGTCGAGGTTTATACCGCAGGCCGCAAGTTCGTCCATGTGGACATCGAGCCAACACAGATCGGCCGCGTCTTCGGCCCGGACTATGGCATCGTTTCCGACGCCGGTGCGGCGCTTGATCGACTGATTGAAGTGGCCAAGGAAATGAAGGCTGCCGGTACGCTGCGTGACCGTCAAGCCTGGCTTGGCGAATGTCAGGAGCGTAAGCGTACGCTGCAGCGCAAGACCCACTTCGACGAGGTGCCGATGAAGCCGCAGCGCGTTTATGAAGAAATGAACGCCGCTTTCGGTAAGGACACCTGCTACGTCAGTACCATTGGCCTGTCGCAGATCGCCGCTGCCCAGTTCCTGCACGTTTACCGCGAACGCCACTGGATCAACTGTGGCCAGGCCGGCCCGCTCGGCTGGACCATCCCGGCTGCACTTGGCGTTTGCGCTGCTGATCCCTCACGTAAGGTGGTGGCGATCTCCGGTGACTACGACTTCCAGTTCATGATCGAGGAACTTGCCGTTGGCGCCCAGTTCAAGCTGCCCTACCTGCACGTGGTGGTCAATAACGCCTATCTGGGCTTGATTCGCCAGTCGCAACGCGGTTTCGACATGGACTTCTGCGTTCAGCTCGCCTTCGAAAATATCAATGCGCCGGAAACTGAAGGCTATGGCGTCGATCATATTGCAGTGGTCGAAGGTCTCGGCTGTAAAGCGATCCGTGTCCGTCAGCCAGAAGATATCCAGCCGGCTTTCGCCCAGGCGAAGCTGTGGATGGAAGAGTTCCGCGTGCCGGTGGTGGTCGAGATTATTCTTGAGCGTGTCACCAATATCTCGATGGGTACCGAAATCAACGCCGTCACCGAGTTCGAAGAACTGGCCGCATCGGGTAAAGATGCGCCGACCGCCATTTCGATGCTCGACTAA
- a CDS encoding EamA family transporter has translation MKQAPPRHFAGLALIVLSLIWGYNWVVMKQVIPYVDPFDFSALRTLLGAGALFICLRLLKRPMAIAQPGSIVLLGLVQTAAFTALIQWALVAGGAGKTAVLVYAMPFWLIPLAWLLLDERIRGGQWVAVATAAGGLLLFLEPWQSGGTWFSNLLGLAAGLTWALATLLAKRLRARHKFDLLALTAWQMLFGALALCIVALLFSTRPIQPTPYFFGALAFNALLATGLAWVLWLYVLQHLPAGLAGLSSLGTPAIGVLAGWIELGETPSPAEFSGMLLIGAALFGLYLLSLRATRKSS, from the coding sequence ATGAAACAAGCCCCTCCCCGTCACTTCGCCGGCCTGGCACTGATCGTGTTATCACTGATCTGGGGGTACAACTGGGTCGTCATGAAACAGGTCATACCCTATGTTGACCCCTTCGATTTTTCCGCACTGCGTACGCTGCTCGGTGCGGGCGCGTTGTTCATATGTCTGCGCCTGCTCAAACGCCCGATGGCTATTGCCCAGCCTGGTAGCATCGTCCTTCTCGGCCTGGTGCAGACAGCGGCCTTTACCGCACTGATCCAGTGGGCGCTGGTGGCGGGCGGTGCCGGCAAGACGGCTGTGCTGGTCTATGCCATGCCTTTCTGGCTGATCCCGCTGGCCTGGTTGCTCCTCGACGAACGCATTCGCGGTGGACAATGGGTTGCTGTCGCCACCGCCGCCGGTGGTTTGCTGCTCTTCCTTGAGCCCTGGCAGTCTGGCGGCACCTGGTTCAGCAACCTGCTCGGCCTCGCTGCCGGGCTGACCTGGGCGCTCGCCACCCTGCTTGCCAAGCGCCTGCGCGCCCGGCACAAGTTTGATCTGCTCGCCCTGACTGCCTGGCAGATGCTGTTCGGCGCGCTGGCCTTGTGCATCGTGGCGCTGCTCTTCAGTACCCGGCCGATTCAGCCGACGCCTTATTTCTTCGGTGCGCTGGCCTTCAACGCGCTGCTCGCCACCGGCCTGGCCTGGGTGTTGTGGCTCTATGTTCTACAACACCTGCCGGCCGGGCTGGCCGGGCTTTCTTCGCTCGGCACGCCGGCCATTGGCGTTCTGGCCGGCTGGATCGAACTGGGTGAAACACCGAGCCCGGCGGAATTCTCCGGCATGCTGCTGATCGGTGCCGCACTGTTTGGGCTATACCTGCTCTCGCTGCGGGCGACGCGAAAAAGCAGTTAA
- a CDS encoding 2-hydroxy-3-oxopropionate reductase: MARIGFIGLGIMGAPMAGHLIAAGHTLYAFTHGSVPQTLITAGAIVCTNAADVAGKADIIFIMVPDTPHVEDVLFGSKGLSSVLQENSGVADGLNERKVIIDMSSISPVATKEFAKKINQLGCEYLDAPVSGGEVGAKAASLTIMVGGSPATFERVKPLLELMGKNITLVGGNGDGQITKVANQIIVALTIEAVGEALLLAAKAGADPAKVREALMGGFANSRILEVHGERMIKRTFNPGFRIELHQKDLNLALATGRQLGVALPNTATAQELFNTCAAHDGAGWDHSAMVRALEKMANFEIGQ, translated from the coding sequence ATGGCAAGAATCGGATTCATCGGCCTCGGTATCATGGGCGCCCCTATGGCAGGACATCTCATTGCTGCTGGCCATACGCTTTATGCCTTTACGCATGGCTCGGTGCCGCAAACACTGATCACCGCAGGCGCTATTGTTTGTACAAATGCGGCAGACGTTGCCGGCAAGGCAGACATTATTTTCATCATGGTGCCGGATACGCCGCATGTTGAAGATGTGCTGTTTGGTAGCAAAGGCCTTTCCAGCGTCCTGCAGGAGAACAGTGGTGTCGCCGACGGACTTAACGAACGCAAAGTGATTATCGATATGAGTTCGATATCGCCGGTTGCAACGAAAGAGTTTGCCAAGAAGATTAACCAGTTAGGTTGCGAATACCTGGACGCACCTGTTTCGGGTGGTGAAGTCGGGGCAAAAGCCGCTAGCCTGACCATTATGGTCGGTGGCAGTCCTGCTACTTTTGAACGCGTCAAGCCGCTTTTGGAGCTGATGGGCAAGAACATTACTTTGGTTGGTGGCAACGGCGATGGTCAGATCACCAAAGTGGCAAACCAGATCATTGTCGCCTTAACGATCGAAGCTGTTGGCGAGGCTCTGCTGCTTGCTGCCAAAGCGGGTGCCGACCCAGCCAAGGTTCGTGAAGCACTAATGGGTGGCTTTGCCAATTCGCGCATTCTCGAAGTGCATGGTGAGCGGATGATCAAGCGCACCTTCAACCCAGGCTTCCGCATCGAATTGCACCAGAAGGATCTTAATCTGGCGTTGGCAACCGGGCGCCAACTTGGCGTTGCCCTGCCCAACACGGCTACGGCGCAGGAGTTGTTCAATACCTGCGCAGCGCATGATGGCGCCGGCTGGGACCATTCGGCGATGGTCAGGGCCCTGGAAAAAATGGCCAACTTCGAAATCGGTCAGTGA
- a CDS encoding DUF3830 family protein: MRHLAIEVGAYRFVARLEEEAAPRTCAAFMKSMPFSSQVIHVRWSGEAVWIPQGELETDFGFENHTSHPSRGDVLWYPGGISETEILFAYGSCQFASKMGQLAANHFMTVIEGDHQLLDMGRSVLWKGAQSIRISDLGEC; encoded by the coding sequence ATGCGTCATCTCGCTATTGAGGTGGGGGCGTACCGCTTCGTCGCCCGCCTGGAAGAAGAGGCTGCACCGCGAACCTGTGCAGCTTTCATGAAATCGATGCCATTTTCCAGTCAGGTCATCCATGTGCGCTGGAGCGGTGAAGCGGTCTGGATTCCGCAAGGAGAACTTGAAACCGATTTTGGCTTCGAGAATCACACCAGCCATCCTTCGCGCGGCGACGTGCTGTGGTATCCGGGAGGGATTTCTGAAACGGAAATCCTTTTCGCTTACGGCAGTTGCCAGTTCGCCAGCAAGATGGGGCAACTGGCCGCCAACCATTTCATGACCGTGATCGAAGGCGATCACCAATTGTTGGACATGGGGCGCTCCGTTCTGTGGAAGGGCGCGCAAAGCATACGTATTTCTGATCTCGGTGAATGCTGA
- the hyi gene encoding hydroxypyruvate isomerase, with protein MPKFAANLTMLFTELPFVERFQAAAEAGFKGVEYLFPYDFPAAVLAAELKKHGLTQVLHNLPAGDWAGGERGIAVLPERVEEFRVGVDRAIEYGTALGCKQINCLAGIVPAGACQNTAHRTFVDNLRFAADKLKAAGIKLLIEPINTYDIPGFFLSRTAQALEIIDEVGADNLFVQYDIYHAQRMEGELGNTIAKNLARIAHIQLADNPGRNEPGTGEINYPWLFRHIDQLGYTGWIGCEYKPAAGTREGLGWIATLAANRN; from the coding sequence ATGCCAAAGTTTGCCGCTAATCTGACCATGCTCTTCACCGAGCTGCCTTTCGTCGAACGCTTTCAAGCGGCTGCGGAAGCCGGCTTCAAGGGTGTCGAGTATCTCTTCCCTTATGATTTTCCGGCAGCAGTGCTCGCAGCCGAATTGAAGAAGCACGGCCTGACGCAGGTGTTGCACAACCTGCCGGCCGGCGATTGGGCTGGTGGCGAACGTGGTATTGCGGTGTTGCCGGAGCGCGTTGAGGAGTTTCGGGTGGGTGTCGACCGTGCCATCGAGTATGGAACGGCTCTCGGTTGCAAGCAGATCAACTGCCTGGCCGGCATCGTCCCGGCCGGCGCCTGCCAGAATACGGCGCATCGTACCTTCGTCGACAACCTGCGCTTTGCTGCCGACAAGCTGAAGGCCGCCGGGATCAAACTGCTCATCGAGCCGATCAATACCTACGACATCCCTGGTTTCTTCCTGAGCCGGACAGCGCAGGCACTTGAAATCATCGATGAGGTCGGCGCCGACAATCTGTTCGTTCAGTACGACATCTACCACGCACAACGCATGGAAGGTGAATTGGGCAACACCATCGCCAAGAACCTGGCGCGTATCGCTCACATCCAGCTCGCCGACAATCCCGGTCGCAACGAGCCCGGAACTGGCGAAATCAATTACCCGTGGCTGTTCCGCCACATTGATCAACTCGGATACACCGGCTGGATCGGCTGCGAGTACAAGCCGGCGGCCGGCACGCGTGAAGGCTTGGGCTGGATCGCTACATTAGCAGCAAATCGCAATTAA
- a CDS encoding LysR family transcriptional regulator, with protein MDRHTEIRSFVLVAEKGSFAAAALSEGVTPVVMGRRLDGLEARLGVRLMHRSTRGLTLTALGEEFMEQCRQLLRDFDTVESGISASRSTVRGHLVISAPAAFGRRHIAPHAPAFRAIYPELKLSFNFTDSVVDLVREGYDMAIRIGEVTDPNYVAVPLYPNCRVVCGTPGYFERHGVPRIPEDLADHNCLAFNLQGGQHRGWNFMRDGRLTAVRVDGDLACNDGELLYTWVKKGLGIGWRSTWEIQAELKRGELVTVLDEFAAPSYPIQAVYPQQRYLPAKVRHCIDYLKETYNRPSYWEGEHA; from the coding sequence ATGGATCGTCATACCGAGATCCGCAGCTTTGTTCTCGTCGCCGAAAAAGGCAGTTTCGCCGCCGCTGCACTGAGCGAGGGCGTCACCCCGGTCGTCATGGGACGCCGCCTCGATGGCCTGGAGGCCCGCCTCGGCGTACGCCTGATGCACCGTTCGACGCGCGGCCTGACCCTGACCGCGCTTGGCGAAGAATTCATGGAGCAGTGCCGGCAGCTGCTGCGCGACTTCGACACCGTCGAGAGTGGCATCAGCGCTAGTCGCAGCACCGTGCGCGGCCACCTGGTCATCTCCGCCCCGGCCGCCTTCGGGCGACGCCATATCGCGCCGCACGCGCCGGCTTTCCGTGCCATTTACCCGGAGCTCAAGCTGTCGTTCAATTTCACCGACAGCGTCGTCGACCTGGTGCGCGAGGGTTACGACATGGCGATCCGCATCGGTGAGGTCACCGATCCCAACTATGTGGCGGTGCCGCTCTATCCGAACTGCCGTGTCGTCTGCGGCACACCTGGCTACTTTGAACGGCACGGGGTGCCGCGCATTCCGGAAGACCTCGCCGACCACAACTGCCTCGCCTTCAACCTGCAGGGCGGGCAGCATCGCGGCTGGAATTTCATGCGGGACGGCCGCTTGACCGCGGTACGCGTTGACGGCGACCTCGCCTGCAACGACGGTGAACTGCTGTACACCTGGGTCAAGAAGGGGTTGGGCATTGGCTGGCGGTCGACCTGGGAAATCCAGGCCGAATTGAAGCGCGGCGAACTGGTCACCGTGCTCGACGAATTCGCGGCGCCGAGCTATCCGATCCAGGCCGTCTACCCGCAGCAGCGTTACCTGCCGGCCAAGGTCCGGCATTGCATCGACTACCTCAAGGAAACCTACAACCGGCCAAGTTATTGGGAAGGCGAACATGCTTGA
- the eno gene encoding phosphopyruvate hydratase — MYKTTHIAGIEILDSRGNPTLQATVELESGDAGRAAVPSGASTGKREALELRDGDPARYGGKGVLKALANIEGPIAAALLGHDGRDQAGIDRLLGELDGTTDKSRLGANALLAVSLAAAHAAAQAEGQPLYRYLAAAGIEPVLPVPLMNVVNGGAHANNSLDIQECMIVPHGFDNFSDALRAGVGVFHALRGLLDRAGFPTSVGDEGRFAPNVRSTRHALDLIVEAIGLAGYEPGREISLALDCAASEFYRDGRYVLAGEGQELSSAEFSHYLAGLVDDYPILSIEDGMAEDDWDGWALLTDRLGRRVQLVGDDLFVTNPAILASGIENSIANSILIKVNQIGTLSETLAAMRLAREHGYAAIVSHRSGETGDTTIADLAVATACGQIKTGSASRSDRIEKYNRLLMIGRELGSAARFAGSAAFGRR; from the coding sequence ATGTACAAAACTACTCATATCGCCGGCATCGAGATTCTCGATTCGCGTGGCAACCCGACGCTGCAGGCGACGGTCGAACTCGAATCCGGTGATGCCGGCCGGGCAGCGGTTCCCTCCGGGGCATCGACCGGCAAGCGCGAGGCGCTTGAACTGCGCGATGGCGACCCGGCGCGCTATGGCGGCAAGGGTGTCCTCAAGGCGCTGGCCAATATCGAAGGGCCGATTGCCGCTGCCTTGCTCGGCCATGATGGCCGCGATCAGGCGGGTATCGATCGTTTGCTGGGCGAACTGGATGGCACGACCGACAAGTCGCGGCTTGGCGCCAATGCCCTCCTCGCCGTGTCGCTAGCGGCAGCGCACGCGGCAGCACAAGCCGAGGGGCAGCCACTGTATCGTTACCTGGCCGCAGCGGGCATCGAGCCTGTACTGCCGGTGCCGCTGATGAACGTGGTCAACGGTGGTGCCCATGCCAACAACAGCCTGGATATCCAGGAATGCATGATCGTGCCGCATGGCTTTGACAATTTCAGCGATGCGCTGCGTGCCGGGGTCGGTGTTTTTCATGCGCTGCGCGGCCTGCTTGATCGTGCCGGATTCCCGACCTCGGTCGGCGATGAAGGCCGTTTCGCGCCGAATGTCCGTTCAACCCGGCATGCGCTCGACCTGATTGTCGAAGCCATTGGCTTGGCCGGCTATGAGCCAGGTCGGGAGATCAGCCTGGCGCTCGATTGCGCCGCCTCGGAATTCTATCGCGATGGCCGCTACGTGCTCGCCGGCGAGGGACAGGAGCTATCCAGCGCCGAGTTCAGTCATTACCTGGCGGGACTGGTCGACGACTATCCGATCCTCAGTATCGAAGACGGCATGGCCGAGGACGACTGGGACGGCTGGGCGTTGTTGACGGATCGTCTGGGGCGCCGCGTGCAACTGGTTGGCGACGACCTGTTCGTGACCAATCCGGCGATTCTGGCCAGTGGCATTGAAAATAGCATAGCCAATTCCATCCTGATCAAGGTCAACCAGATCGGTACCCTGAGCGAAACCCTGGCCGCGATGCGCCTGGCACGCGAGCACGGCTATGCCGCTATCGTTTCGCACCGCTCCGGAGAAACGGGTGACACGACGATTGCCGATCTTGCCGTGGCGACGGCCTGCGGTCAGATCAAGACCGGCTCGGCCAGTCGTTCGGATCGCATCGAAAAATACAATCGTCTGCTGATGATCGGGCGTGAGCTGGGCAGCGCGGCACGCTTCGCCGGGTCGGCGGCGTTCGGGCGGCGTTAG
- a CDS encoding type II toxin-antitoxin system Phd/YefM family antitoxin, translated as MSIFASDVIPFSQARAKLSDLADQVKAGAEKIITKNGESYVALIDSDRLDYYHQLERERIHLLLISEASKGLDDIAAGRTSDARNALQAIKQRRKNTA; from the coding sequence ATGTCCATTTTTGCCAGTGACGTCATCCCCTTCTCACAAGCCCGCGCCAAGCTCTCCGACCTGGCAGACCAAGTCAAAGCGGGTGCCGAGAAGATCATCACCAAGAATGGTGAAAGCTACGTCGCGCTGATTGACTCTGATCGGCTGGACTACTACCACCAGTTGGAGCGTGAACGTATCCACCTGCTGCTCATCAGTGAGGCAAGCAAGGGACTCGACGATATTGCGGCTGGGCGTACCAGCGATGCACGCAACGCTTTGCAAGCCATCAAGCAGCGCCGCAAGAACACAGCCTGA
- a CDS encoding purine permease, protein MGEIPKQVDPVDEVLPPVRLFTLGLQHVLVMYAGAIAVPLIIGGALKMPKDQIAFLINSDLLVCGLVTIIQSLGVGPFGIRLPVMMGVTFAAVGPMVAMAVSPELGINAILGSTIAAGIFGMIFAPLVARCLPLFPPVVTGSIIAIIGISLMKVTVNWAAGGQPMIKDVASGQMVNNPNYGSLENLAIAGLVLLTIMLITRYGRGFMANVGVLIGMLVGFFVSMALGKVSFEGLGAAPWVAIVEPMHFGMPVFDPVSIATMCLVMIVVMVESLGMFLALSDLTGRRVMRNDLTRGLRTDGLGTLIAGFFNTFPHTSFSQNVGLVGVTGVKSRWVCVLGGVILIAFALLPKMAHIIASVPQFVLGGAGIVMFGMVAATGIKILMGANLGGNRNNLYVVAVSLGLGMIPLVSPTFFHAMPTALGPLLHSGILLSAISAVVLNVFLNGFGKGESLDSASAHAH, encoded by the coding sequence ATGGGGGAAATTCCCAAGCAGGTTGATCCGGTGGATGAGGTGCTACCGCCGGTACGCCTCTTCACGCTCGGTCTGCAACACGTCCTCGTCATGTACGCGGGGGCCATCGCGGTACCGCTGATCATTGGCGGCGCCCTGAAAATGCCCAAGGATCAGATTGCCTTTCTGATCAATTCCGATTTGCTCGTCTGCGGTCTGGTCACCATCATCCAGTCGTTAGGTGTCGGTCCGTTCGGTATCCGCCTGCCAGTAATGATGGGTGTTACCTTTGCCGCTGTGGGTCCGATGGTGGCGATGGCCGTATCGCCGGAACTGGGGATCAATGCGATTCTTGGTTCGACTATAGCCGCTGGTATTTTCGGCATGATCTTTGCGCCGCTGGTGGCACGCTGTCTGCCCTTGTTCCCGCCCGTCGTCACCGGCAGCATTATCGCCATTATCGGTATTTCACTGATGAAGGTTACGGTCAACTGGGCGGCTGGCGGCCAGCCAATGATCAAGGATGTGGCCAGCGGCCAGATGGTCAACAATCCAAACTACGGTTCTCTCGAGAACCTGGCGATTGCTGGCCTGGTATTGCTTACCATCATGTTGATCACCCGTTACGGTCGCGGCTTTATGGCCAACGTCGGGGTGCTGATCGGTATGCTGGTCGGCTTTTTTGTTTCGATGGCGCTTGGCAAGGTCAGCTTTGAAGGTCTCGGTGCCGCGCCCTGGGTCGCCATAGTTGAACCAATGCACTTCGGCATGCCGGTCTTTGATCCGGTATCGATTGCCACCATGTGTCTGGTAATGATCGTCGTCATGGTTGAGTCGCTTGGCATGTTTCTGGCACTGAGCGATCTGACCGGGCGCCGGGTGATGCGTAACGACTTGACACGAGGTTTGCGCACCGATGGCCTGGGGACGCTGATCGCCGGTTTTTTCAACACCTTTCCGCATACTTCATTCTCGCAAAACGTTGGTTTGGTTGGCGTAACCGGGGTCAAGAGTCGCTGGGTCTGCGTGCTGGGTGGCGTGATTTTGATAGCTTTCGCTCTGCTCCCCAAGATGGCACATATTATTGCTTCGGTCCCGCAGTTCGTGCTCGGCGGTGCCGGTATCGTGATGTTCGGCATGGTGGCGGCAACCGGTATCAAGATTTTGATGGGCGCCAACCTCGGCGGTAACCGCAACAATCTTTACGTGGTCGCGGTCAGCCTTGGTCTGGGCATGATCCCGCTCGTTTCGCCAACCTTCTTCCATGCCATGCCGACAGCCTTGGGTCCCTTGTTGCACAGCGGCATCCTGCTCTCGGCAATCTCAGCCGTGGTGCTCAACGTCTTCCTGAACGGGTTTGGCAAGGGTGAATCCCTTGATTCCGCTTCGGCTCATGCGCACTAA